AGAAACAAGTAAAATCTCTAGGTCTGCCTGACCCGCTATCACCACTAGAAATCAACGGTAAGAGCTTTAATCGCTTTGTTTTCACCTCATCTCGTGAAACTGTGATTAGCAATGACAGAGACATGCCAGCGGAGTCTATCGCTCTCTTCTCTGAACTGTTAGCACTGCATAAAGAAGATTCTGAACTGGATGTCCAAGTCATTCCAGTAACCGTTCTTTGGGGTCGTAAACCAGGAAAAGAAGGCAAACAAACCACTTACCTGCAATCGCTCAATGGCCCACAAAAAGCAAAAGCTGTGCTGCTTTCAGGACGTGATTGCTTAGTGCGTATTAGCCCGGTCGTATCTCTTCGCTACATGGCAAACTCGCACGGAACCGATGAAGCAATCGCACACAAATTGGCACGCGTTGCTCGCATTCACTTTTCTCGTCAAAAATTGGCAGCGTCAGGCCCTAACCTGCCAAGTCGCCAAGCTTTATTTAAACGCTTGATGAAATCAAAAGCGATTGAAAAAGCGATCGAAGACGAAGCAAATGCAAAAGGTATTTCGTTAGAGAAGGCTCGTAAAGAAGCGCAAGATATCATGGACGAAATCGCAGCTGATTTCTCCTATTCTTTAGTGAAAAATGGCGATCGCATATTAGGCTGGCTCTGGAATCGTATCTACCAAGGCTTGAACATCAATAATGCTTCAACTGTACGCCGCCTAGCGCAAGACGGCCACGAAATTGTATACGTTCCTTGCCACCGAAGTCATATGGATTACCTATTGCTATCTTATGTGCTTTACCATGAAGGTATGGTGCCGCCACATATCGCAGCAGGTATTAACCTTAACTTTTTCCCAGCCGGCCCGATTTTCCGTCGTGGTGGTGCATTCTTTATTCGTCGTAGCTTCAAAGGCAACAAGCTATATTCAACGATTTTCCGTGAATACTTAGCTGAGCTCTTTGCCAAAGGTTATTCGGTAGAATATTTCAGCGAAGGTGGTCGTTCACGCACTGGCCGTCTACTAGAAGCCAAAACCGGCATGTTGGCTATGACTGTACAAGCCATGCTACGCGGTCTAAATCGCCCAGTCACCTTAGTGCCAGTATACATCGGTTATGAGCATGTAATGGAAGTTGGCACGTACGCAAAAGAGCTGCGTGGTAGCCGCAAAGAAAAAGAAAACGCAGGTCTAGTGCTGCGCACTATTCGTAAACTGCGTAATTTTGGTCAAGGTTACGTGAACTTCGGTGAACCAATTCCAGTAAACCAATACCTGAACGAACACGCTCCAGAGTGGACCAAAGACATCGACCCAATGGGCGGTTCAAAACCTCAATGGCTAACTCCTGTGGTGAATGGTCTTGCTACCAAGATGATGACGCATATTAACGATGCCGCAGCAGCCAATGCGCTCACGCTTTGTGCCACAGCATTATTGGCATCTCGCCAACGTGCGTTATCTCGCGACAGCTTAGTGACTCAAATTGATACTTACCTATCACTTCTGAAAAACGTGCCGTACTCTTCCACTTATACCATGCCGACTGAAGATGCAGAGACACTTGTCGCGCATGCTGTATCACTGGATAAGTTTGTGATCGAAGCTGACAGTATGGGTGAGATCGTCTCACTCGATCGTAATCAATCAATTTTGATGACTTACTATCGCAACAACATTATCCACCTATTTGCGATTCCATCTTTAATTGCACAGATGCTAGTACGTCGTCAAAAGCTGACGTTGGCGCAAATCAAAGCCAATGTGGCTCAAATCTACCCATTCTTGAAAAAAGAGCTATTCCTGAGTGTAGAAGAGTCACAATTGGATGAGATGGTCGAAGCATATGTCAATGAACTCGCAAACCAAGGTTTGATCAGTATCAACGATGATATGGTTGAGATTAAACAGAGTAATACTCAAGTATTGGTACTGCTGGGTCGCACAATTTCCGAAACCCTGCAGCGCTACGCAATCTCGCTAAATCTATTGGTGGCGATGCCAGAACTGGGCAAAGCAGACCTAGAGATGAAGAGCCAAGATATCGCTCAACGTCTTGGTCGTTTGCACGGCATTAATGCTCCTGAGTTCTTTGACAAAGGCGTGTTCGCCGCAATGTTCGCGACGCTTAAATCTCAAGCATACTTAGATAGTGACGGCAATTGTGACCTTGAAAAAACTCGCCAGTTTTCAGAGCTGCTTTACACCCTGCTATATCCTGAAGTGCGCTTAACTATCCGTGAAAGTGTGTGCCAAGCGGCAGAGCATTGTGAGCTAAACGAAAAAGAAAGTGAGTAAATTCACTGTCGTTATCGATAAATAGCAAAAAGGGCATCATTCGATGCCCTTTCTTTTATGCGGTGATTAACCTTACCAAAAGGCCACCAGTAGACCAATCGTGATCGCCATTCCTACATAGTTGTTGTTGAGAAAGGCTTGGAAACAAAGCTCACGCTCGCGATGGCGGATTAGATGCTGCTGAAAAACAAACAAAGCACCAACCGCTAAAATACTCCAATAGAAGCTAGTGCCCAATTGGTACCACATTCCCAAACCAATCAGCATCAATAACGTGGTTAACTGCAATACTCCAATCATCATTTTGTCGAAACGACCAAATAGAATCGCCGTTGATTTGATGCCGATCTTTAAATCATCATCTCGATCTACCATGGCGTACTGTGTGTCATAAGCAATCGTCCACAGCGCATTAATCACAAACAAGAACCACACCATCGGTGGCAGTTCGTTAGCTTGTGCTGCCCAAGCCATAGGAATCGCCCAGCTAAAAGCTAAACCTAAAAACAGTTGCGGCAA
Above is a window of Vibrio taketomensis DNA encoding:
- the plsB gene encoding glycerol-3-phosphate 1-O-acyltransferase PlsB, giving the protein MSSGRSLSRSLLKLPLSVLVKATAIPSNPIEDHSIDINKPIIYALPYRSAVDLLSLQKQVKSLGLPDPLSPLEINGKSFNRFVFTSSRETVISNDRDMPAESIALFSELLALHKEDSELDVQVIPVTVLWGRKPGKEGKQTTYLQSLNGPQKAKAVLLSGRDCLVRISPVVSLRYMANSHGTDEAIAHKLARVARIHFSRQKLAASGPNLPSRQALFKRLMKSKAIEKAIEDEANAKGISLEKARKEAQDIMDEIAADFSYSLVKNGDRILGWLWNRIYQGLNINNASTVRRLAQDGHEIVYVPCHRSHMDYLLLSYVLYHEGMVPPHIAAGINLNFFPAGPIFRRGGAFFIRRSFKGNKLYSTIFREYLAELFAKGYSVEYFSEGGRSRTGRLLEAKTGMLAMTVQAMLRGLNRPVTLVPVYIGYEHVMEVGTYAKELRGSRKEKENAGLVLRTIRKLRNFGQGYVNFGEPIPVNQYLNEHAPEWTKDIDPMGGSKPQWLTPVVNGLATKMMTHINDAAAANALTLCATALLASRQRALSRDSLVTQIDTYLSLLKNVPYSSTYTMPTEDAETLVAHAVSLDKFVIEADSMGEIVSLDRNQSILMTYYRNNIIHLFAIPSLIAQMLVRRQKLTLAQIKANVAQIYPFLKKELFLSVEESQLDEMVEAYVNELANQGLISINDDMVEIKQSNTQVLVLLGRTISETLQRYAISLNLLVAMPELGKADLEMKSQDIAQRLGRLHGINAPEFFDKGVFAAMFATLKSQAYLDSDGNCDLEKTRQFSELLYTLLYPEVRLTIRESVCQAAEHCELNEKESE
- the ubiA gene encoding 4-hydroxybenzoate octaprenyltransferase — encoded protein: MTAVKARAYWQLMRMDKPIGTLLLLWPTMWALIIAAQGIPNLEVLLVFVLGVIMMRAAGCVINDFADRKVDGHVKRTQHRPLPSGLISAREAMTLFLLLAVLSFVLVLTMNPLTIKLSFVGIFLAFIYPFMKRYTYLPQLFLGLAFSWAIPMAWAAQANELPPMVWFLFVINALWTIAYDTQYAMVDRDDDLKIGIKSTAILFGRFDKMMIGVLQLTTLLMLIGLGMWYQLGTSFYWSILAVGALFVFQQHLIRHRERELCFQAFLNNNYVGMAITIGLLVAFW